A single window of Cytobacillus luteolus DNA harbors:
- a CDS encoding alpha/beta-type small acid-soluble spore protein produces MASNNTNNLLVPGAQAALDQMKYEIAQEFGVNLGADTSARANGSVGGEITKRLVSLAQERL; encoded by the coding sequence ATGGCTAGTAATAACACAAATAACTTACTTGTCCCTGGTGCCCAAGCAGCACTTGACCAAATGAAGTATGAGATTGCACAGGAATTCGGTGTAAATCTTGGCGCGGATACTTCTGCTCGAGCTAACGGCTCTGTTGGTGGAGAAATCACTAAACGTCTAGTTAGCTTAGCTCAAGAACGTTTATAA
- a CDS encoding alpha/beta fold hydrolase: MPIVEIKNKSVPIYYESSGSGKPIVFIHPPGMGLITFRKQLPLSKHYTTVCIDLRGNGKSGYDNEKITLPLLAQDICEVLEHLDIKQAVICGYSNGGSIALELALSHPNRVSGLILMGGFPEVNTFLLRSEFKLGIVTVRMKGLPFLAKVLGQAHGTDKEYKKEIENYVLKANPEILYQMYVEGLKYNCTNRLSDIRVPVLLIDGTRDFYLHSYQKMLEREIENTTKVFISKARHQIPTKHADEVNRIIQEYMVKLDMHRNA, translated from the coding sequence ATGCCTATTGTAGAAATAAAAAATAAGTCTGTACCGATTTATTATGAAAGCTCAGGTTCTGGTAAACCAATTGTTTTTATACACCCACCTGGAATGGGATTAATAACGTTTAGAAAACAACTCCCCCTTTCAAAACACTATACTACTGTATGTATTGATTTGAGAGGGAACGGTAAAAGTGGTTATGATAATGAGAAAATTACTTTACCTTTGTTAGCTCAAGATATTTGTGAGGTTCTTGAACACCTAGATATAAAGCAAGCAGTCATTTGTGGATACTCCAATGGAGGATCTATTGCGTTAGAACTCGCACTGTCACATCCAAATCGAGTAAGTGGATTAATATTAATGGGAGGATTTCCTGAGGTAAATACGTTTCTTCTAAGATCAGAATTTAAGCTTGGCATAGTCACTGTCAGAATGAAGGGACTTCCTTTTTTGGCAAAAGTTCTTGGTCAAGCTCACGGTACAGATAAAGAGTATAAAAAAGAGATTGAAAACTATGTTTTAAAGGCAAATCCCGAAATACTATATCAAATGTATGTAGAAGGACTAAAGTATAATTGTACAAACAGACTCTCAGATATTAGAGTACCTGTATTATTAATTGATGGGACTCGCGACTTTTATCTACATAGTTATCAGAAAATGTTAGAACGAGAAATTGAGAACACAACTAAAGTATTTATATCCAAAGCCCGCCACCAAATTCCTACGAAGCATGCGGATGAGGTTAACCGTATTATCCAAGAGTACATGGTGAAATTAGACATGCATAGAAACGCATAA
- a CDS encoding SDR family oxidoreductase → MTYTLNLNGKIAIVTGASRKAGIGAAICHALADAGADIFFTHWSSYDRAMPWGEQINDQHVLKEELIRKGVRCEHCELDLARTDSVQNLLRQVSNTLGTPSILVNNAAYSTSTSFDKISEEELDLHYFINVRGTTLLSAAFAKGFTNGRGGRIINLTSGQSLGPMPGELAYAATKGAIEAMTVTLSAEVASKGITVNAVNPGPTDTGWINDELREQLKSRFGFGRIGNPEDIARLIRFLASDDAEWITGQIIHSEGGFKR, encoded by the coding sequence TTGACGTATACGCTTAATTTAAATGGAAAAATAGCTATTGTAACAGGAGCAAGTCGAAAGGCTGGTATTGGGGCAGCGATATGTCATGCTTTAGCAGATGCTGGGGCAGATATCTTCTTTACGCATTGGTCCTCCTATGACCGTGCAATGCCGTGGGGAGAACAAATCAATGACCAACATGTTTTAAAAGAAGAGCTTATTAGGAAGGGGGTAAGGTGTGAACACTGTGAGTTAGATCTGGCTAGAACAGATAGTGTTCAGAATCTTTTACGCCAAGTTTCCAACACACTTGGTACGCCAAGTATTCTAGTGAATAATGCTGCTTATTCAACAAGTACAAGTTTTGATAAGATATCAGAAGAAGAGCTAGATTTGCATTATTTCATCAATGTAAGGGGAACTACATTACTTAGTGCTGCTTTTGCAAAAGGCTTCACAAATGGTAGGGGAGGTAGAATTATAAACCTAACCTCAGGGCAATCACTTGGACCTATGCCAGGAGAATTAGCCTATGCAGCAACTAAGGGGGCTATAGAGGCGATGACGGTTACATTATCAGCAGAAGTAGCTTCGAAAGGAATTACAGTCAATGCTGTTAATCCCGGTCCAACTGATACAGGGTGGATCAATGACGAACTTAGAGAACAGTTAAAATCAAGATTCGGATTCGGAAGAATAGGAAATCCTGAAGATATCGCAAGGCTAATCAGATTTTTAGCTAGCGACGATGCTGAATGGATAACTGGACAGATTATTCACTCTGAAGGTGGATTTAAAAGATAA
- a CDS encoding DUF58 domain-containing protein has translation MEWQKQVSLGNELSFLGIISLVVLFSGILGKSFFLLFVGAFFLVFIYANQLYLKRVGTHLTVTCDQSVIKLFQGESERFTLALSQRGIFPIFNATLRVTIDNVLELDNGRDIIDGEQVELVIPISLFRKQRVDIELPFVARKRGVARIRTIEMRIPHLFGFGELYLKRIKQIPFETIVYTNPHAVSGIERIIPKNQGEYPIRQSFFEDMSAITGARDYNSADPFNRIHWKASARTARLQTKQFERTALFSWTLFVNVRERKLEEILSGLTYLLEYATKKNIAFELFVNVRRAGKTPYLHIPMGVGKEHLQKVLEIIARLSKHSVTIPFHNMVYTVGRNSQLSPYVILCGEFEQSEAIVLNTLKKRGIDSFKLVEHEGLTHLTRTSFQERKVVDYAG, from the coding sequence ATGGAATGGCAAAAGCAAGTTTCTTTAGGAAATGAGTTATCATTTTTGGGGATTATCTCCTTAGTGGTTTTATTTTCTGGTATTCTAGGAAAATCATTTTTCTTGCTTTTTGTGGGGGCATTCTTCCTCGTCTTTATCTATGCAAATCAACTCTATCTAAAGAGGGTAGGAACTCATTTAACTGTTACATGTGACCAGTCAGTGATTAAGCTTTTTCAAGGCGAAAGTGAACGGTTCACACTTGCTTTGAGTCAAAGGGGTATCTTTCCAATTTTTAATGCGACATTACGAGTGACAATTGATAATGTTCTAGAGTTAGATAATGGTAGAGATATTATTGATGGTGAGCAGGTAGAATTGGTCATTCCTATTTCACTATTTAGAAAGCAAAGAGTAGATATTGAACTTCCTTTTGTTGCTAGGAAAAGAGGAGTGGCAAGAATTCGTACAATTGAGATGCGTATCCCTCATTTGTTTGGTTTTGGTGAGTTATATCTAAAAAGAATAAAGCAAATTCCTTTTGAGACAATTGTTTACACAAACCCACATGCTGTAAGTGGGATTGAAAGAATCATTCCAAAGAATCAAGGAGAATATCCTATAAGGCAGTCCTTTTTTGAAGATATGTCGGCGATTACAGGAGCAAGAGACTATAACTCTGCAGACCCTTTTAATCGAATTCATTGGAAAGCTTCTGCCCGAACTGCTCGTTTACAAACAAAGCAATTTGAGAGGACAGCCTTATTTTCTTGGACTTTATTTGTAAATGTTAGGGAAAGAAAATTAGAAGAAATCTTGAGTGGATTAACTTACCTGTTAGAATATGCAACAAAGAAAAATATAGCGTTCGAGCTTTTTGTAAATGTAAGAAGAGCAGGAAAGACACCGTATTTACATATTCCTATGGGAGTTGGTAAAGAGCATCTTCAAAAAGTATTAGAAATCATTGCTCGACTTAGCAAACATAGTGTCACGATTCCTTTTCACAATATGGTATATACAGTAGGGAGAAATAGCCAATTATCTCCGTATGTAATCCTATGTGGTGAGTTCGAACAAAGTGAAGCCATTGTTTTAAATACACTAAAGAAGCGTGGCATTGATTCATTTAAACTGGTTGAGCATGAAGGATTAACTCACTTAACCCGAACCTCCTTTCAAGAAAGGAAGGTCGTAGACTATGCAGGATAG
- a CDS encoding AAA family ATPase, with amino-acid sequence MDIRESAKQLKESIGKVIIGKDEVVELLLNAVLNKGHILLESVPGTGKTMLAKSFSKTISGEFKRIQFTPDVLPSDVTGIQFFNPKEQEFQLRPGPVMTNILLADEINRATPRTQSSLLEVMEERQVTIDGETLKLPSPFVVIATQNPIESQQGTFALPEAQMDRFFVQIDIGYPSFEEEKQMMNAYRQNNPIEDLLEIFTKEDIAKMQREVQAVKLSDDVENYLLQIVHATREHQDVEVGVSPRGTLALMRAAQGKAYISGRSFVTPEDIKFMAPFVVAHRLVLTMEGSLKKTNRQVIQEILTSVSVPVEAGAVN; translated from the coding sequence ATGGATATTAGAGAGAGTGCAAAACAATTAAAAGAAAGCATTGGTAAAGTCATCATCGGTAAAGATGAGGTAGTAGAACTTTTATTGAATGCAGTTTTGAATAAGGGGCACATTCTGCTAGAAAGTGTTCCGGGAACTGGTAAAACGATGTTGGCAAAAAGTTTTTCTAAAACAATAAGTGGTGAGTTTAAGAGAATTCAATTTACACCGGACGTACTTCCTAGTGACGTAACGGGTATTCAGTTTTTTAATCCGAAAGAACAAGAATTTCAATTACGTCCAGGTCCAGTTATGACAAATATTCTTTTAGCAGATGAAATCAACAGGGCAACACCACGTACTCAATCTAGTTTACTAGAGGTAATGGAAGAACGACAAGTAACGATCGACGGTGAGACATTAAAACTTCCTTCTCCATTTGTGGTTATTGCGACACAAAACCCAATTGAGTCACAGCAAGGGACGTTTGCTTTACCGGAGGCACAAATGGACCGTTTCTTTGTTCAAATTGATATCGGTTATCCAAGTTTTGAAGAAGAAAAACAAATGATGAATGCTTATAGACAAAATAATCCGATTGAGGATTTACTGGAAATTTTCACAAAAGAAGATATAGCAAAAATGCAGCGTGAGGTTCAGGCTGTTAAGCTTTCTGATGATGTTGAGAACTATTTACTACAAATCGTGCATGCAACGAGGGAACATCAAGATGTAGAAGTAGGAGTAAGTCCACGTGGAACACTTGCACTCATGAGAGCGGCTCAAGGTAAAGCTTATATATCTGGACGATCTTTCGTGACACCTGAAGACATTAAATTTATGGCTCCATTTGTGGTAGCACATCGATTAGTCCTTACAATGGAAGGTTCTCTTAAGAAGACAAATCGCCAAGTTATTCAAGAGATTCTAACTTCAGTTTCTGTACCAGTTGAAGCGGGAGCGGTTAATTAA
- a CDS encoding ATP-binding protein, producing the protein MKSKKIMKNIPLLYFVFSLGWIFFSEMLINQLEITAKLYEILQTGKGLLFVGFTTFLIYIIIKKHEALKTLEEKEQELSSLINAMPDFVCFKDGEGRWVRVNQFGKDLYHLNHINYYGKTDAELAEVSPFFKDAFLYCIQSDKEAWQINGTSRCEESFHVPSGELKTFDVIKVPLFFSNGERKGLVTIGRDITQQKNAETMLLQKEKLSVVGELAAGIAHEIRNPLTSIKGFVQLMKESDNSSTNRYDIILSELDRINQIVGEMLVLSKPQSVIHKSFNINDMIKYVVNLTSHEALMYNVQLEVRDKVQDTYIKGDINQLIQVFINILKNSIDAMPKGGRILFTAEKLNGNVEFKIEDTGVGIPEERLERIGEPFFTLKEKGMGLGLTVSNKIIHEHKGSMEIESEVGIGTTVTVKIPVYQEEK; encoded by the coding sequence ATGAAAAGTAAAAAAATTATGAAAAATATTCCGTTGCTATATTTTGTTTTTAGTTTAGGATGGATATTTTTCTCGGAAATGCTGATTAATCAACTAGAAATAACAGCTAAACTATATGAAATCTTACAAACAGGCAAGGGTTTGTTATTCGTTGGATTTACCACCTTTCTTATCTACATTATTATAAAAAAGCACGAAGCTTTAAAGACATTAGAAGAAAAAGAACAAGAGTTGTCTTCATTGATTAATGCCATGCCGGATTTTGTCTGCTTCAAGGATGGTGAAGGTAGATGGGTGAGGGTAAATCAATTTGGAAAGGATTTATATCATCTAAACCATATAAATTATTACGGGAAAACAGACGCTGAACTCGCAGAAGTATCTCCATTCTTTAAGGATGCTTTTTTATACTGTATTCAAAGTGATAAGGAAGCCTGGCAAATAAATGGCACCTCTCGATGTGAAGAGTCATTCCACGTGCCAAGCGGTGAACTTAAAACGTTTGATGTAATCAAGGTCCCTCTCTTTTTTAGCAATGGAGAGAGAAAAGGTCTAGTAACGATTGGAAGAGATATAACACAACAAAAGAATGCAGAAACTATGCTTTTACAAAAAGAAAAGCTTTCGGTTGTAGGGGAGCTTGCTGCAGGTATTGCGCATGAAATACGTAATCCGCTAACATCTATTAAAGGCTTTGTACAGCTTATGAAGGAGTCTGATAATTCTTCAACTAATCGATATGATATTATCCTTTCGGAATTAGATCGAATCAATCAAATTGTAGGTGAAATGTTGGTCTTATCTAAACCACAAAGTGTGATACATAAGTCTTTTAATATTAATGATATGATTAAATATGTAGTTAATTTAACTTCTCATGAGGCCTTAATGTATAACGTCCAGCTTGAGGTTCGTGATAAGGTTCAAGATACATACATTAAAGGTGACATAAATCAGTTAATCCAAGTCTTTATAAATATCCTTAAAAATTCAATAGATGCTATGCCAAAGGGAGGTCGCATTCTTTTTACGGCAGAAAAGCTGAATGGAAATGTTGAATTTAAAATTGAAGATACAGGGGTAGGAATACCTGAAGAAAGACTTGAAAGAATTGGTGAGCCATTTTTTACGCTTAAAGAGAAAGGCATGGGTTTGGGTCTAACAGTAAGTAATAAGATTATACATGAACATAAAGGTTCCATGGAAATTGAGAGTGAAGTGGGTATTGGAACAACAGTAACAGTGAAAATACCAGTATATCAAGAAGAAAAGTAA
- a CDS encoding sensor domain-containing diguanylate cyclase — translation MRLKATVVFPFLAFILSILISIFILPQVENIPVFITGVVLFLILVTIMASLLDKSRLRALKLEGENEYLKKREENSLASMFDSVLDLVFLLELKDNNIFVSSVNRSFLRITGIPKQRVIGTLASEWFGEELVEKCEKSIHSGAPIEYESTVSFPLGEKHLETTITPIKHENEATVSLVVVSKPVSARNQTVEMLKETENHFQFITDNATDIIMKLSADSTFLYVSPIIEKILGVKPKDVLFSNNSYDFIHPEDHEHCYINHQKMLNSDEIVTFTFRAIRKDHKIIWLESTGKRIVSEETIELICITRDITERQLLENELMKANELLQKTNEKLEYLSYIDGLTNVGNRRKFDMTLLSKWKEYINKDLTLALLMFDIDCFKEFNDTYGHINGDTCLKTVAKTVDRIANEYGAELFRYGGEEFIILLQGATTEEVSLLGNDVVAGVRMSDIPHVSSTVINCVTVSVGIVSTDLLNKESDPNALIDYADKALYNAKNSGKNQIMIYQENVLMKSFK, via the coding sequence ATGAGATTAAAAGCAACTGTAGTGTTTCCCTTCCTTGCGTTTATTCTAAGTATTCTCATTTCGATATTCATCCTACCACAAGTAGAAAATATTCCTGTTTTTATAACGGGAGTAGTCCTGTTTTTAATACTAGTTACAATAATGGCTTCTTTACTTGATAAAAGTCGGTTAAGGGCTTTAAAACTAGAAGGTGAAAATGAATATTTAAAAAAGAGGGAAGAAAACTCTCTAGCAAGTATGTTTGACTCTGTATTAGATCTTGTGTTTCTACTAGAGCTTAAAGATAATAATATCTTTGTATCCTCAGTGAACCGAAGCTTTCTTCGGATAACTGGAATTCCAAAGCAAAGGGTGATTGGAACATTAGCATCAGAGTGGTTTGGAGAAGAGTTAGTTGAGAAGTGTGAAAAAAGCATTCATTCTGGAGCACCAATTGAATATGAATCAACTGTTAGTTTTCCATTAGGCGAAAAACATTTAGAAACAACCATTACTCCGATTAAACATGAGAATGAAGCTACTGTCTCGTTAGTAGTCGTTTCTAAACCAGTCTCAGCTAGGAATCAAACAGTTGAAATGCTTAAGGAAACAGAAAATCACTTTCAATTTATTACAGATAACGCAACTGATATCATTATGAAACTCTCAGCGGATTCAACTTTTCTTTATGTATCTCCTATTATTGAAAAGATACTTGGCGTAAAACCAAAGGATGTTCTTTTTTCAAATAACTCTTATGACTTTATCCACCCTGAAGATCATGAACATTGCTATATAAATCATCAAAAAATGTTGAATTCAGATGAAATTGTTACTTTTACATTTAGAGCAATTCGAAAAGATCATAAGATAATTTGGTTAGAATCCACAGGAAAAAGAATTGTAAGTGAGGAAACAATTGAACTTATTTGTATTACACGAGATATTACTGAACGACAGCTTTTAGAAAATGAGCTGATGAAAGCAAATGAGTTGCTACAAAAAACTAATGAAAAGCTTGAATACTTATCATATATAGATGGGTTAACGAATGTGGGGAATAGAAGGAAGTTTGATATGACTCTTTTATCTAAATGGAAGGAGTATATCAATAAAGACCTCACGCTAGCATTATTAATGTTTGATATTGATTGTTTTAAAGAATTTAATGATACATATGGACACATCAATGGAGATACGTGTTTAAAAACAGTTGCAAAGACGGTGGACAGAATTGCAAATGAATATGGCGCAGAATTGTTCCGTTATGGAGGAGAAGAATTTATTATCCTTCTGCAGGGTGCTACTACGGAAGAAGTAAGCTTATTAGGGAATGATGTTGTGGCTGGGGTAAGGATGAGTGATATTCCTCATGTATCTTCGACTGTCATAAATTGTGTAACAGTCAGTGTTGGAATTGTTTCTACAGACCTTTTAAACAAAGAATCTGATCCTAATGCCTTAATTGATTATGCCGATAAGGCTTTGTACAATGCGAAAAACTCCGGTAAAAATCAAATTATGATTTACCAGGAAAACGTATTAATGAAATCTTTTAAGTGA
- a CDS encoding small, acid-soluble spore protein, H family: MDLNRARQIISSPEEIRVTYNGVAVRLIETDETNNTVSIRPETNPEDLMQLPANELVEG; this comes from the coding sequence ATGGATTTAAACCGTGCTAGACAAATTATTTCATCCCCTGAAGAGATAAGGGTAACTTATAATGGTGTTGCAGTACGTTTGATAGAAACGGATGAAACGAACAACACAGTAAGCATAAGACCAGAAACAAATCCTGAGGACCTTATGCAATTACCTGCTAACGAATTAGTTGAGGGGTAA
- a CDS encoding M42 family metallopeptidase: MFKQSFFEQLKELASIQGAPGQEMLVVKKLVEWFTPHSDRVEVDHMGNIYTYLHGNKPGPTVMVSAHSDEIGCVVRDIDERGFIKIERTGGMIEALMVGRKVNVNGHFGVIGVKAGHLQTPEERKKTPSIYELYVDVGASSKADVKEMGIKIGDQITYISDLEQFSNKDLICGKAIDNRSCCVLVLELFKALANRNFSGTLVGVIAVQEEVGLRGAKVASHKVNPDYALVLDTIPCADTPDSLSSGYPIGIGRGPVIPALAGGSVRGNIMSPQMKELILKYADELDMPYQLAVMTGATTDAAAVHLEREGILTGAITFARRYSHSPVEVADLNDFEKGLTLLTRMVSDVEFWRDMNFIK, from the coding sequence ATGTTTAAACAATCTTTCTTTGAGCAATTAAAAGAATTAGCAAGCATTCAAGGTGCTCCTGGCCAAGAAATGCTAGTCGTAAAAAAATTAGTGGAGTGGTTTACACCTCACTCTGACCGAGTTGAAGTAGACCACATGGGAAATATATATACATATCTACACGGAAATAAGCCTGGTCCTACTGTGATGGTTTCAGCCCACTCAGATGAAATTGGCTGTGTTGTAAGAGATATAGATGAACGAGGTTTTATAAAAATAGAACGAACTGGTGGAATGATTGAAGCCTTAATGGTAGGTCGAAAAGTAAATGTAAACGGTCATTTCGGTGTAATTGGCGTCAAAGCTGGGCATCTTCAGACACCTGAGGAGCGTAAAAAAACTCCTTCAATATATGAATTGTATGTCGATGTAGGAGCCTCCTCTAAAGCAGATGTTAAAGAAATGGGAATAAAAATTGGTGACCAAATTACGTACATAAGTGATCTTGAACAGTTCTCAAATAAAGATTTGATATGTGGGAAGGCCATTGATAACAGAAGCTGTTGTGTTCTTGTTTTAGAGCTATTTAAAGCCTTAGCTAACCGTAACTTTAGTGGAACACTTGTTGGTGTAATAGCAGTCCAGGAAGAAGTGGGATTACGTGGGGCAAAAGTCGCTTCCCATAAGGTAAACCCTGATTACGCTCTTGTTCTTGATACAATTCCTTGTGCAGATACCCCTGATAGCCTATCAAGTGGATATCCGATTGGAATCGGACGTGGACCAGTTATCCCTGCACTTGCTGGTGGGTCTGTTCGCGGAAATATTATGTCGCCACAAATGAAAGAATTGATTTTAAAATATGCAGATGAGTTGGACATGCCTTACCAACTTGCAGTAATGACTGGTGCAACAACTGATGCTGCAGCAGTTCATCTTGAGCGTGAAGGCATCCTTACAGGAGCAATCACTTTCGCTCGCAGATACTCTCACTCTCCAGTAGAGGTTGCTGATTTAAATGACTTTGAGAAAGGTCTAACACTGCTAACACGAATGGTTAGTGATGTTGAGTTCTGGAGAGATATGAATTTTATAAAATAA
- a CDS encoding alpha/beta fold hydrolase, translating to MKVFDSGIAKINEAPIYYEIVGEGKPLLLIHGLPIDSRMWDKQVEELSEKYKVIRFDLPGYGKSGAHDNDFSFVEDLMGLLDYLNIETVSIIGLSVGGQIGIEFSLEYPEKVDSLVLASNGIIGWTEFSSERKQFNEKINLSYQEENLEKTIELMCNGWVIGPNRDQDMVSKDIVSLFAEMIKETYAKEKGKGRMLLPETKTIERVEEIKIPTLLVTSEYDFPEFQKIAFYLHEKIEGSKIENISGTAHMLNMEKPKEFNATVLCFLSGVYSI from the coding sequence ATGAAAGTATTCGATTCAGGTATTGCAAAAATAAATGAAGCCCCTATTTATTATGAAATTGTAGGGGAAGGGAAACCCTTATTACTGATTCATGGATTGCCGATTGATTCAAGAATGTGGGACAAACAGGTTGAAGAATTATCGGAAAAATATAAAGTTATTCGCTTTGACCTACCTGGTTACGGAAAATCAGGTGCTCATGATAATGACTTTTCATTTGTGGAAGATCTTATGGGGTTACTAGATTATTTAAATATTGAAACTGTCTCAATTATTGGATTATCTGTTGGTGGGCAAATTGGTATTGAATTCTCGTTAGAATATCCGGAAAAAGTAGATTCTCTAGTTTTAGCATCTAATGGAATAATAGGGTGGACTGAATTTTCATCGGAGAGAAAACAGTTTAATGAAAAAATAAATTTATCCTATCAAGAAGAAAATTTAGAAAAAACGATTGAGCTTATGTGCAATGGATGGGTAATAGGACCTAATAGGGATCAAGATATGGTTTCCAAGGATATAGTGAGCCTATTTGCGGAAATGATAAAAGAAACATATGCAAAGGAAAAAGGAAAGGGAAGGATGCTTCTTCCCGAAACGAAGACAATAGAGAGAGTAGAAGAAATTAAGATTCCTACATTGCTAGTTACCTCTGAGTATGATTTTCCTGAATTCCAAAAGATAGCTTTCTATCTACACGAAAAAATAGAAGGATCTAAAATAGAAAATATTTCTGGAACTGCCCACATGTTAAACATGGAAAAACCAAAGGAATTTAACGCAACGGTTTTATGCTTTCTTTCAGGGGTATACTCAATCTAA
- the ligD gene encoding non-homologous end-joining DNA ligase, translating to MKPIVPMEPVRSESIPEGQDWIAQIKWDGVRILTYFEDNKVQLFNRKLNERTKHFPEVADITSYCSADSVILDGEIIALSEAGTPSFQAVMKRDGLRRLDRVGEARQHTPITYMVFDILYYNGEWINTKPWNKRMELLAKILTPNDTVQLVPSMENGVALFEAIKEHGMEGIIMKQIDSPHILGGAKKDYWLKVKNYRDIFAIIGGFTLRAGTVNAVLLGVYHENKFVYIGHTGTGKLSSQDWKDLTTVLKQIETGQSPFVNLQKASGTYWVEPKITTKIMFAEWTEGMSLRQPSIQAFVDVPESECTLFQEQDRAE from the coding sequence ATGAAGCCAATTGTTCCAATGGAACCCGTGCGAAGTGAATCCATCCCAGAAGGTCAGGATTGGATTGCTCAGATAAAATGGGATGGGGTCAGAATCCTAACGTACTTCGAAGATAATAAAGTACAGTTATTCAACCGCAAGTTAAACGAAAGAACAAAGCATTTTCCTGAGGTTGCCGATATTACTTCTTATTGTTCAGCAGATTCTGTGATACTTGATGGTGAAATAATTGCACTAAGCGAAGCGGGCACACCCTCTTTCCAAGCGGTTATGAAACGTGATGGATTGAGAAGGTTGGACCGTGTTGGTGAAGCACGGCAGCATACGCCAATAACCTATATGGTATTTGATATTTTGTACTATAACGGAGAATGGATTAACACCAAACCATGGAATAAAAGAATGGAATTATTAGCAAAAATCTTGACTCCGAATGATACGGTTCAACTTGTCCCAAGCATGGAGAACGGTGTTGCCTTATTTGAGGCCATTAAAGAGCATGGAATGGAAGGCATTATTATGAAGCAAATCGATTCACCACATATATTAGGTGGTGCTAAGAAGGATTATTGGTTAAAAGTAAAGAATTATCGTGATATATTCGCAATAATTGGTGGTTTTACGCTACGAGCAGGGACAGTGAACGCAGTGTTGCTAGGGGTATATCATGAGAACAAGTTTGTCTACATTGGTCACACAGGTACCGGCAAGTTATCAAGCCAAGACTGGAAAGACCTTACAACCGTACTTAAACAAATTGAGACAGGGCAATCGCCTTTTGTAAACTTACAAAAGGCATCAGGTACATACTGGGTTGAGCCAAAGATTACGACGAAAATCATGTTTGCTGAATGGACTGAAGGGATGTCATTACGACAACCTAGTATTCAGGCATTCGTAGATGTACCAGAAAGTGAATGTACGCTTTTTCAGGAACAAGACCGAGCGGAGTAA